In Pseudanabaena yagii GIHE-NHR1, a genomic segment contains:
- a CDS encoding plasmid mobilization protein codes for MTLSVRFTVRMTEEEKVILDEKASQLNVKASEIVRCATFKYDLPISKVQVANVDWDLYHLLGEVKYELNKIGTNINQLAHDANLSLMMGSPMQLQLEELNEISRRIDQSIGSISELRTLITESTGIKPKLGEEDDR; via the coding sequence ATGACTTTATCCGTTAGATTTACAGTGCGAATGACCGAAGAGGAGAAAGTAATCCTAGATGAGAAAGCAAGTCAACTGAATGTTAAAGCCAGTGAAATTGTGAGATGTGCAACGTTTAAGTACGATCTGCCGATATCTAAAGTACAAGTTGCAAACGTGGATTGGGATCTTTATCATCTGTTGGGAGAAGTCAAGTATGAATTGAATAAAATCGGTACAAATATCAACCAACTAGCCCATGATGCCAACTTGAGTCTAATGATGGGTAGCCCAATGCAACTACAACTGGAAGAACTCAATGAGATATCGCGTCGTATCGATCAATCAATTGGTTCAATATCTGAACTAAGAACTCTGATTACGGAAAGTACAGGTATAAAGCCCAAATTAGGAGAAGAGGATGATCGGTAA
- a CDS encoding relaxase/mobilization nuclease domain-containing protein has translation MIGKIIKGKSFQGCLSYVMRKTGAAVIDMNMDGKDPYSLANEFSLSWQLRPKLSYKVCHVILSLSPEEHLNNDAWQIAIAQYLKEMGFTNNQYVAVKHTDKENHEHIHLVISRVRMDGSVVSDSWDWTRSQDVIRKLEQDFGLAAVPSSWESDRQEQTKSQIDKELETGKATVKRQLADKIDATLVSTMSLPDFIEQLNLEGIEVRVDRDRKGKPKGIAYKFDGVSMAGSSVGKAYSLPRILKRIESTSEQGIHSNISSISSHISQVIREQVKVGITMPQLIEQLKHSGVAAHVKYTRTKKIKGISYSLGSNSIQGNELGKEYSWGGLQKYLQVSYDPARDRSIILEMQSANLKAISQPIESLHQTEQGLSDSFLNELVVELEKQRSLKALKPTQSENITNLEISINLEQSRNDLAQMVAAICHQLLNELGVDRFGEMGKNAYGIQRSGDTLTVERLRGDRQIVLQFKGQEVKFEQLSELDIQQFEQAWQHRSQVQQKSIDGQAKIG, from the coding sequence ATGATCGGTAAAATTATTAAGGGCAAGAGCTTTCAAGGCTGCTTATCTTATGTCATGAGGAAAACTGGTGCGGCAGTCATAGATATGAATATGGATGGCAAAGATCCATATAGCCTAGCGAATGAATTTTCTTTGTCTTGGCAATTGCGCCCTAAATTAAGTTACAAAGTTTGCCATGTAATTCTCAGCCTTAGTCCTGAAGAGCATCTTAACAATGACGCTTGGCAGATAGCGATCGCCCAATATCTCAAGGAAATGGGATTTACCAATAATCAGTATGTGGCTGTAAAGCATACTGACAAAGAAAATCACGAACACATTCATCTCGTGATCAGTCGGGTGCGGATGGATGGCTCAGTGGTCTCTGATAGTTGGGATTGGACGCGCAGCCAAGATGTAATCCGCAAACTAGAGCAGGATTTTGGACTAGCGGCTGTACCATCAAGTTGGGAGAGCGATCGCCAAGAGCAAACTAAAAGTCAGATTGACAAGGAATTAGAAACGGGTAAAGCCACTGTAAAGCGGCAACTTGCGGACAAAATAGATGCAACTTTGGTAAGTACCATGTCACTACCAGACTTTATTGAGCAGTTAAATCTTGAAGGGATTGAAGTCAGGGTTGACCGAGATCGCAAGGGAAAACCCAAAGGGATTGCTTACAAATTTGATGGAGTGAGCATGGCAGGCTCCAGTGTGGGCAAGGCTTATTCCTTACCGCGTATCTTGAAGCGGATAGAAAGCACCTCTGAGCAGGGGATACATTCTAATATTTCCTCTATTTCCTCTCACATATCACAAGTCATTAGAGAGCAAGTAAAAGTAGGGATAACCATGCCCCAGTTGATTGAGCAATTGAAACATTCAGGAGTAGCGGCTCATGTCAAATACACCCGCACTAAGAAGATTAAAGGTATTTCCTATAGTTTGGGAAGTAACAGCATTCAAGGTAATGAGCTAGGCAAAGAGTATAGCTGGGGAGGACTTCAGAAATATTTACAGGTCAGTTACGATCCAGCACGAGATCGCTCAATTATTTTAGAGATGCAAAGCGCTAACCTAAAGGCGATAAGTCAGCCTATAGAGTCGCTTCATCAAACTGAGCAGGGCTTATCAGATAGTTTTTTAAACGAGCTTGTGGTTGAGTTAGAAAAACAGCGATCGCTAAAAGCACTCAAACCAACACAATCTGAAAATATTACTAATCTAGAAATCTCCATTAATCTAGAGCAGAGCCGAAACGATCTTGCTCAGATGGTTGCAGCAATCTGCCATCAACTCCTCAATGAGCTAGGCGTTGATAGATTTGGAGAAATGGGCAAGAATGCTTACGGTATCCAACGAAGCGGAGATACTCTGACAGTTGAGAGATTACGAGGAGATCGCCAGATCGTTTTGCAGTTCAAGGGACAAGAAGTTAAATTTGAACAATTGAGTGAATTGGATATCCAACAATTTGAACAAGCTTGGCAGCATCGATCTCAAGTACAGCAAAAAAGTATTGACGGACAAGCCAAAATTGGATGA
- a CDS encoding IS256 family transposase: MNIRKELLNELLQECKTPPDLFGEGGILKQLTTALVERALEAELSNHLGYGKHEPRPEGQTNSRNGYSQKKVQGDFGVAEIAVPRDRSGEFEPHLVKKGQSRLSGLDEKIIALYARGMSVRDIQAQLQEMYGVEVSPTLISNVTDAVIDEVKQWQNRPLDAVYPIVFLDCLVIKVRDNGRVINKSLYFALAVNMDGYKELLGMWISPNEGAKFWLSVLTEIHNRGIKDILIACVDGLTGFPNAIETVFPKTQVQLCIVHMVRNSVAFVPWQQRKQVCADLKAIYSAATESEAEFNLELFAEKWDKQYPSISKSWRSHWANIIPFFAFSTEIRRAIYTTNAIESMNSSLRKVIKSQQIFPTDEAAFKLVYLAMRNISKKWTMPIRDWKPALNRFAILFEDRLHF; encoded by the coding sequence ATGAATATACGCAAAGAATTGCTAAACGAATTGTTGCAAGAATGTAAAACTCCACCTGACCTATTCGGAGAAGGAGGAATCCTGAAGCAACTGACGACCGCGTTGGTGGAACGGGCGTTGGAAGCAGAGCTATCAAACCATCTTGGCTACGGCAAACATGAACCCAGACCAGAAGGACAAACCAACAGTCGCAATGGTTATAGCCAGAAAAAAGTCCAAGGGGACTTTGGCGTAGCAGAAATTGCAGTACCGCGAGATCGCAGTGGTGAGTTTGAACCACATCTGGTGAAGAAAGGACAAAGCCGCTTGTCAGGACTAGATGAAAAAATCATTGCTCTCTACGCACGAGGCATGAGTGTCAGGGATATTCAAGCCCAGTTGCAGGAAATGTATGGAGTCGAAGTATCACCGACATTAATCTCCAATGTCACTGATGCCGTGATTGATGAGGTAAAGCAATGGCAAAATCGTCCCCTTGATGCGGTCTATCCAATCGTATTTCTGGACTGTCTGGTCATTAAAGTCCGAGACAATGGCAGGGTAATTAATAAGTCCCTGTACTTTGCCTTGGCGGTGAATATGGATGGGTACAAGGAATTACTGGGTATGTGGATTTCTCCCAATGAAGGTGCGAAATTCTGGCTGTCAGTACTGACCGAAATTCACAACCGTGGCATCAAAGATATTTTGATTGCATGTGTCGATGGCTTGACTGGTTTCCCTAATGCCATTGAGACGGTATTTCCGAAAACTCAGGTGCAGTTATGCATTGTCCACATGGTCAGGAATTCAGTCGCTTTTGTACCTTGGCAACAGCGCAAGCAAGTTTGTGCTGACCTCAAGGCTATTTATAGCGCTGCAACGGAGTCGGAGGCTGAGTTTAACCTTGAGTTGTTTGCTGAAAAGTGGGACAAGCAATATCCATCAATCTCCAAGTCTTGGCGTAGTCATTGGGCGAACATTATCCCCTTCTTTGCTTTCTCCACTGAGATTCGTAGGGCGATTTATACCACCAATGCCATTGAGTCGATGAATAGCAGTTTGCGGAAGGTGATTAAGTCTCAACAGATTTTTCCGACCGACGAAGCTGCTTTCAAGCTGGTTTATTTGGCAATGCGGAATATTTCTAAGAAATGGACGATGCCCATTCGTGACTGGAAACCTGCACTCAATCGCTTTGCTATCCTTTTCGAGGATCGTCTCCACTTCTAG
- a CDS encoding flavin reductase family protein, producing the protein MPPSVSLNAIGSNPLYLVISIGNKDDGSPKDTAANIIANREFVVNLVTEDLLSAMNISAANFPAEESELTAVGLHGAESKRVKVPRIAEAKASLECVLHSQQPLGAYNLIIGEVVMFHVDDSIIGDHYHIEGFAPIGRMGSPAYYCRTTDKFDLPRISYDQWQQENQIG; encoded by the coding sequence TTGCCCCCTTCAGTTTCTTTAAACGCGATCGGTAGCAATCCCCTATATCTCGTCATCAGCATCGGCAACAAAGACGATGGCAGCCCCAAAGATACCGCCGCCAACATTATCGCTAATCGAGAATTTGTCGTGAATCTCGTCACAGAAGATTTGTTAAGCGCGATGAATATCTCCGCCGCCAACTTCCCTGCCGAAGAGAGCGAACTCACCGCCGTTGGACTCCATGGAGCCGAATCGAAACGAGTCAAAGTTCCCCGCATCGCCGAAGCGAAAGCAAGTTTAGAATGTGTACTGCATAGCCAACAACCATTAGGAGCGTATAACCTCATCATTGGTGAAGTCGTGATGTTTCATGTGGATGACAGCATCATTGGCGATCACTACCATATAGAAGGATTTGCACCCATCGGTAGAATGGGATCACCTGCCTACTATTGTCGGACAACCGATAAGTTTGACCTCCCACGCATTTCCTACGATCAATGGCAACAAGAGAATCAAATCGGTTAA
- a CDS encoding aldo/keto reductase, whose protein sequence is MKTRKLGNQGLEVSALGLGCMGMSEFYGSGDEQEAIATIHHALDLGVNFLDTADMYGPFINERLVGRAIKDRRDRVIIATKFGNVRSAEGGWLGINGKPEYVRQSCDASLQRLGVDVIDLYYQHRVDITVPIEETVGAMAELVQQGKVRYLGLSEAAPATIRRAQSIHPISALQTEYSLWSRDPEDVILPTLRELGIGFVPYSPLGRGFLTGAIASPDDFAPDDFRRRSPRFQGENFAKNLELVEQVKAIADEKGITAGQLALAWLLAQGDDIVPIPGTKRRKYLEENIGAATVTLTAEDIHRINAVAPQGIAAGDRYPAQNMSALNR, encoded by the coding sequence ATGAAAACCAGAAAACTAGGCAATCAAGGACTAGAAGTATCCGCACTGGGACTCGGCTGTATGGGAATGTCCGAGTTTTATGGCAGTGGAGATGAACAAGAAGCGATCGCCACAATTCACCATGCTCTAGACCTCGGTGTGAACTTTCTCGATACTGCCGATATGTACGGACCCTTCATCAACGAAAGGCTAGTCGGCAGAGCCATCAAAGATCGCCGAGATCGCGTCATCATTGCCACTAAATTTGGTAATGTTCGCAGTGCTGAAGGTGGGTGGCTCGGTATCAATGGTAAACCAGAATATGTGAGACAGTCTTGTGATGCGTCACTACAGCGCTTAGGAGTAGATGTCATCGACCTCTACTATCAACACCGCGTTGACATAACCGTACCCATTGAAGAAACCGTTGGCGCAATGGCAGAACTAGTCCAACAAGGGAAAGTCAGATATCTCGGCTTATCCGAAGCTGCCCCCGCCACGATCCGTCGCGCTCAATCGATCCATCCCATTTCTGCCCTACAAACAGAATATTCCCTATGGAGTCGAGATCCTGAAGATGTGATCCTACCAACATTGCGAGAATTAGGAATTGGCTTTGTACCCTACAGTCCCTTGGGTAGAGGATTCCTAACAGGTGCGATCGCTAGTCCCGATGATTTTGCCCCCGATGACTTTCGGCGGAGATCGCCACGCTTTCAAGGCGAAAACTTTGCCAAGAATCTAGAATTAGTAGAACAGGTAAAAGCAATTGCCGATGAAAAAGGAATCACCGCAGGACAGTTAGCTCTAGCATGGCTCTTAGCTCAAGGCGATGATATCGTACCAATCCCTGGAACAAAACGCCGTAAATATCTCGAAGAAAATATCGGGGCGGCTACAGTCACTTTGACTGCCGAAGATATCCATCGCATTAATGCAGTAGCACCTCAAGGCATTGCCGCAGGCGATCGCTATCCTGCTCAAAATATGAGTGCGCTCAATCGTTAA
- a CDS encoding DODA-type extradiol aromatic ring-opening family dioxygenase: MDSLPTIFLSHGAPDLAIRDGAVSDFLRSLHQQFPKPKAILVISAHWNSDPPTVSAATNPRTIYDFSGFPNQLYELSYPALGAPELSDRVAELLTQAGMTCETHPTKGLDHGAWTPLLLAYPVADIPVTQLSIQSHRDPLHHWEIGKALEPLRHEGVLIIGSGSATHNMYAFNESYNAETPDWVRVFDRWLAQNIAEGNQEALLQYRQRAPYAKENHPTDEHLMPLFVAMGAGGAKGKQLHSSYTYGVFSMAAYAFMN; this comes from the coding sequence ATGGACAGCTTACCGACAATTTTTTTATCCCATGGTGCGCCAGATTTAGCAATTCGGGATGGTGCTGTTAGTGATTTTTTGCGATCGCTGCATCAGCAATTTCCGAAGCCCAAAGCGATTTTGGTGATCTCGGCGCATTGGAATTCTGATCCTCCGACGGTGAGCGCTGCGACTAATCCTAGAACTATCTATGACTTTTCAGGATTTCCCAATCAACTGTATGAATTGAGCTATCCTGCATTGGGAGCGCCAGAACTTAGTGATCGCGTAGCTGAATTACTGACACAAGCAGGTATGACCTGTGAAACGCATCCCACAAAAGGCTTGGATCATGGAGCTTGGACTCCCTTGTTGCTTGCCTATCCAGTCGCCGATATTCCAGTGACGCAGCTATCGATTCAGTCCCACCGCGATCCTCTACATCATTGGGAAATAGGAAAAGCCTTAGAACCTTTACGCCATGAGGGTGTATTGATTATCGGCAGTGGTAGTGCCACCCACAATATGTATGCTTTTAATGAATCCTACAATGCTGAAACTCCCGATTGGGTGCGCGTTTTTGATCGATGGCTTGCCCAAAATATTGCTGAAGGAAATCAGGAAGCATTACTGCAATACCGACAACGCGCTCCCTATGCCAAAGAGAATCACCCGACAGATGAGCATCTAATGCCTTTATTTGTGGCTATGGGGGCAGGAGGTGCGAAAGGGAAGCAATTGCATAGTAGCTATACCTATGGTGTTTTCAGTATGGCAGCTTACGCATTTATGAATTGA
- a CDS encoding NF041680 family putative transposase produces the protein MIIDKLQDFRQQVYRFLGNGRDAIFDLMDAVLTSPRVKSFVELSLSAVYRRKWSSLYESLKDSRPNRGRIRRLCVEQIPKDIRPLLAGDHTGWGRPHAKTLKDRSFVHQPNLVEGNKPIVLGHDYSTLAWIPEMTGSWAIPLCHERISSFETAGQRAAFQLSQVCRDLTVRPIATYDSEYGSAVFMNLTEDIPADLLIRLRPNRCLYKAPAPYSGYGRPRKHGDKFQLANADSWGEPSATFSLEDETVGQVQIQQWSNLHFRQAAQRHIQVIRVTHSHCSGLWLAWVGEQMPTLDSLWRLYLRRFAIDHWYRFAKQRLHWTLPHLLTPQQALRWSDLMPLLSWQLWLARQLVIDTPLPWQKPQTNLNFGRVAQGFAALLVRIGSPACSPQPRGKSLGWKSGRKRSPFSRFPVVKKRASRSKKVNQDYLNS, from the coding sequence ATGATTATTGATAAACTACAAGACTTTCGTCAACAGGTATATAGATTTTTAGGGAACGGACGGGATGCAATATTTGACTTGATGGATGCAGTATTGACCAGTCCGAGAGTGAAATCATTTGTAGAATTATCGTTATCCGCAGTGTATCGAAGAAAATGGTCAAGTCTGTATGAATCATTAAAAGACAGTCGCCCCAACCGAGGCAGGATAAGACGGTTATGTGTGGAACAAATACCCAAAGACATCCGCCCTTTGCTAGCAGGAGACCATACAGGATGGGGAAGACCCCATGCCAAAACGCTAAAAGACAGGAGTTTTGTGCATCAACCGAATTTGGTAGAAGGGAACAAACCGATCGTGTTAGGGCATGACTACAGCACCTTGGCATGGATACCAGAGATGACAGGGAGTTGGGCAATCCCGTTATGTCACGAGCGGATCAGTAGTTTTGAGACAGCAGGGCAAAGAGCCGCATTCCAACTGAGTCAAGTATGTCGAGATTTAACGGTAAGACCAATCGCTACTTACGACAGTGAATATGGCAGTGCCGTCTTTATGAATTTGACTGAGGATATCCCTGCCGATTTACTAATACGTCTACGTCCTAACCGATGCTTATACAAAGCCCCTGCGCCCTACAGTGGTTATGGTCGTCCTCGTAAGCATGGGGATAAATTCCAACTTGCCAATGCTGATAGTTGGGGAGAGCCATCGGCAACTTTTAGCTTAGAAGATGAGACGGTTGGACAGGTGCAAATCCAGCAATGGTCTAACTTACACTTTCGGCAAGCAGCCCAACGACATATTCAAGTTATTCGAGTTACACATTCTCATTGCTCTGGTTTGTGGTTAGCTTGGGTGGGTGAACAGATGCCGACTTTAGACTCCCTTTGGCGCTTGTACTTACGTCGTTTTGCCATCGACCATTGGTATCGTTTTGCCAAACAAAGATTACATTGGACTCTTCCCCATTTGTTGACTCCTCAGCAAGCTTTGCGTTGGAGTGACCTTATGCCTTTACTCTCTTGGCAATTGTGGTTGGCTCGTCAACTGGTTATTGATACTCCTTTGCCTTGGCAGAAACCTCAAACCAATCTTAATTTTGGTCGAGTCGCTCAGGGCTTTGCCGCACTTTTGGTCAGGATTGGCTCTCCTGCTTGTTCTCCCCAACCTCGTGGTAAGTCTCTCGGTTGGAAATCTGGACGCAAGCGTTCTCCTTTTTCTCGCTTTCCTGTCGTCAAAAAACGAGCTTCTCGCTCGAAAAAGGTCAATCAAGACTACCTTAATTCCTAA
- the recD2 gene encoding SF1B family DNA helicase RecD2, which yields MPDNTDYLQGIIERLTFHSEETGYTVARLKVPKAQDLITVVGNFANIQAGQTLALEGTWRSHPKFGDQFQVTQYRETKPATITGIEKYLGSGLIKGVGPVTAKRIVTHFGLDTLDIIENEIDRLIEVPGIAKKRVKMIKTAWETQKAIKEVMVFLQGHGVSTTYAVKIFKRYGNDSIQTVSENPYQLATDIYGIGFFTADQIARNIGIEVSSEFRSIAGIFHCLGEAAEDGHCYLPRPELEEKAIKLLALEDYQPDPETISKIVLHLSINDRLVMQGLEGEFICYKPTYFHTEQNLAERVYQLLQYKHHPDAERVKAWIDRYTTQRNIQLSPKQREAVEMAANSSVLILTGGPGTGKTTTTRTIVALWKAMGKEIALASPTGRAAQRLQEVTGCEAKTIHRFLEFDPKSMGFKRNQEYPLTAQAIGIDEASMLDLFLAFSLVKAIPLGAQLLLVGDTDQLPSVGAGNVLQDLIDSQQVPVITLTEVFRQAQASQIIQNAHRINTGKFPNMEKVSNQPQSDCLWLEMPNAEAGQQGICDIITELLPSLGFDPQQDMQVLCPMTRGDVGTRNLNAVLQQLLNPPDAMKPEIKYGNTIFRLGDRIMQQVNDYNREVFNGDIGMITGVDLEEREVTVIFGDRQVVYDYADLNEIALARATTIHKAQGSEYPVVIMPLFMQHFLMLSRNLFYTGLTRARKFAIIVGESKAIGLAVKQISDRHRYTYLAERLAKLATH from the coding sequence ATGCCTGACAACACCGACTACCTCCAAGGCATCATCGAACGCCTCACCTTTCACTCCGAAGAGACAGGCTATACCGTGGCGCGGCTAAAAGTACCCAAGGCTCAAGACCTAATCACCGTAGTCGGTAACTTTGCTAATATCCAAGCAGGACAGACACTTGCCCTAGAAGGCACATGGCGATCGCATCCCAAGTTTGGCGACCAGTTCCAAGTCACTCAATACCGTGAAACTAAACCCGCCACGATTACAGGAATTGAGAAATATCTGGGCAGTGGACTGATTAAAGGCGTGGGACCAGTCACCGCTAAACGCATCGTCACTCATTTTGGCTTAGATACCCTTGACATCATTGAAAATGAGATTGACCGTCTGATTGAAGTTCCTGGCATTGCCAAGAAACGGGTGAAGATGATCAAAACTGCTTGGGAAACTCAAAAGGCGATTAAAGAGGTCATGGTATTTCTACAAGGACATGGAGTATCCACCACCTATGCGGTCAAGATTTTTAAGCGTTATGGTAATGATTCCATTCAGACCGTTTCCGAAAATCCTTATCAACTGGCGACAGATATCTATGGCATTGGTTTCTTTACTGCCGATCAGATCGCTCGGAATATTGGTATTGAGGTTAGCTCAGAGTTTCGCAGTATTGCGGGTATATTCCATTGTTTAGGGGAAGCTGCTGAAGATGGTCATTGCTATTTACCGCGCCCTGAACTAGAAGAGAAAGCCATCAAACTGCTTGCTCTCGAAGACTATCAACCAGATCCTGAAACTATCTCTAAAATTGTTCTCCATCTCTCCATCAACGATCGCTTAGTGATGCAGGGATTAGAAGGAGAGTTCATCTGCTACAAGCCTACTTATTTCCATACTGAACAAAATCTTGCCGAACGGGTTTATCAACTATTGCAATACAAACATCATCCAGATGCTGAACGAGTCAAGGCTTGGATTGATCGCTACACCACCCAAAGAAATATCCAACTCTCTCCTAAACAACGCGAAGCCGTAGAGATGGCGGCAAATTCGTCGGTGTTAATTCTCACAGGTGGACCAGGGACAGGTAAAACTACCACCACCCGCACGATTGTCGCACTCTGGAAAGCGATGGGTAAGGAAATTGCTCTGGCTTCGCCGACGGGTCGGGCGGCTCAACGATTACAGGAAGTCACGGGCTGTGAAGCTAAGACAATTCACCGTTTTCTAGAGTTTGACCCGAAGTCAATGGGCTTTAAACGCAATCAGGAATATCCTCTGACCGCTCAAGCGATCGGTATTGATGAAGCATCGATGCTGGATCTATTTCTTGCCTTTTCTCTAGTTAAGGCGATTCCCTTGGGTGCTCAATTGCTGCTTGTCGGCGATACCGATCAACTTCCCAGTGTCGGTGCGGGCAATGTTCTCCAAGATTTAATTGATTCTCAGCAAGTCCCTGTAATCACGCTCACTGAGGTATTTCGTCAAGCTCAGGCAAGTCAAATTATCCAGAATGCTCACCGTATCAATACGGGTAAGTTTCCGAATATGGAAAAAGTCTCTAATCAGCCTCAATCCGATTGCCTCTGGTTAGAAATGCCGAATGCTGAAGCGGGTCAGCAGGGTATTTGCGACATTATTACGGAGTTGTTACCCAGTCTGGGTTTTGACCCTCAGCAAGATATGCAGGTTCTCTGTCCGATGACTAGAGGGGATGTCGGCACGCGCAATCTCAATGCTGTCTTGCAACAACTTCTCAATCCTCCTGATGCCATGAAGCCCGAAATTAAGTATGGGAATACGATCTTTCGTTTAGGCGATCGCATTATGCAGCAGGTGAATGACTATAACCGTGAGGTTTTTAATGGGGATATTGGCATGATTACAGGTGTAGATTTGGAGGAGCGGGAAGTCACGGTTATATTTGGCGATCGGCAAGTGGTCTATGATTATGCCGATCTTAATGAGATTGCGCTTGCTAGAGCGACGACAATCCATAAGGCACAGGGCAGCGAATATCCTGTGGTAATCATGCCTCTGTTCATGCAACATTTTCTGATGCTTTCTCGGAATCTTTTCTACACTGGACTGACTCGTGCGCGAAAGTTTGCCATTATCGTCGGTGAGTCGAAGGCGATCGGGCTGGCGGTTAAACAGATTAGCGATCGCCATAGATATACTTATCTAGCAGAACGGTTAGCTAAATTGGCAACTCACTGA
- a CDS encoding type II toxin-antitoxin system VapC family toxin, which yields MYIFDTDHLSLIQRNGQEGKRILAKLAEIEDPEVAVTVITYEEQIRGRLAFLAKAKTLDEQIFAYQGLQQLAINYQAIAIIPFSRASALEHQRLRKAYPRLGNMDLKIAAIALTNNATLVTRNKSDFGQIVELSIDNWS from the coding sequence ATGTATATTTTTGATACCGATCATCTCAGCCTCATTCAGCGCAATGGACAAGAAGGAAAGCGAATCTTAGCCAAACTTGCAGAGATAGAAGATCCTGAAGTTGCTGTTACCGTTATTACCTACGAAGAGCAGATTAGAGGAAGACTCGCTTTTTTAGCTAAAGCAAAAACATTAGACGAACAAATCTTTGCCTATCAAGGATTACAGCAACTAGCAATCAACTACCAAGCGATCGCCATTATCCCTTTTAGCCGTGCATCTGCCCTAGAGCATCAACGCTTACGCAAAGCCTATCCCCGTCTAGGAAATATGGATCTCAAAATTGCCGCGATCGCCTTAACAAACAATGCAACTTTAGTCACCCGTAACAAATCAGATTTTGGACAAATTGTAGAGTTATCCATAGATAACTGGTCATAA